The Humulus lupulus chromosome 3, drHumLupu1.1, whole genome shotgun sequence genome window below encodes:
- the LOC133823345 gene encoding uncharacterized protein LOC133823345, producing the protein MVVRSQNWGYVRIIAGTIFGGALGFYVMDRVEKSYKEKMNDRLRKYERELKKREEKNQLEESL; encoded by the coding sequence ATGGTAGTTCGATCTCAAAATTGGGGCTATGTTCGAATCATTGCCGGCACTATTTTTGGTGGCGCTCTTGGCTTCTATGTTATGGATCGGGTTGAGAAGAGCTACAAGGAGAAGATGAATGATAGACTGAGAAAGTACGAGCGCGAGTTGAAGAAGAGAGAGGAGAAGAATCAGCTTGAAGAGTCTCTGTAA